From Pristiophorus japonicus isolate sPriJap1 chromosome 1, sPriJap1.hap1, whole genome shotgun sequence, a single genomic window includes:
- the plekhf2 gene encoding pleckstrin homology domain-containing family F member 2: MVDRLANSEANARRIGMVESCFGAAGQPLTIPGRVLIGEGVLTKLCRKKPKARQFFLFNDILVYGNIVIQKKKYNKQHIIPLENVTIDSIEDDGELRNGWLIKTPTKSFAVYAATATEKSEWMNHINKCVTDLLSKSGKVPSNEHAAVWVPDSEANICMRCQKVKFTPVSRRHHCRKCGFVVCGPCSEKRFLLPSQSSKPVRVCSFCYDLLSTGQLTATLPNRSEFYRGSLQSPRNLSDEDDDDDSSD, encoded by the coding sequence ATGGTGGACCGCTTAGCAAACAGTGAAGCAAATGCTCGACGCATTGGCATGGTTGAGAGCTGTTTTGGTGCAGCTGGCCAACCCCTGACTATTCCAGGTCGGGTACTCATAGGCGAGGGAGTTCTTACGAAGCTTTGTCGAAAGAAGCCGAAAGCCAGGCAGTTTTTTTTGTTCAATGACATCCTTGTCTATGGAAATATTGTCATCCAAAAGAAAAAGTACAACAAGCAGCACATAATTCCATTGGAGAACGTTACAATTGATTCCATtgaagatgatggtgagctgcgTAATGGCTGGCTTATTAAGACTCCAACCAAATCCTTTGCTGTTTATGCTGCTACTGCCACTGAGAAATCAGAGTGGATGAATCACATTAACAAATGTGTCACAGATTTGTTGTCAAAAAGTGGGAAAGTACCCAGTAATGAGCATGCTGCAGTTTGGGTGCCTGATTCAGAGGCGAATATATGCATGCGTTGTCAAAAAGTCAAATTCACACCAGTCAGCCGTCGACATCACTGCCGCAAATGTGGTTTTGTTGTGTGTGGGCCCTGTTCAGAAAAGCGATTCCTTCTTCCCAGCCAATCCTCCAAACCAGTACGTGTGTGCTCCTTCTGCTACGATCTGCTCTCTACTGGCCAGCTGACTGCAACTCTGCCAAATCGCTCTGAGTTTTACCGTGGGTCCCTCCAATCCCCTAGAAATTTAtccgatgaagatgatgatgacgaCAGCAGTGATTAA